The nucleotide sequence TTTTTGTTTCTCCAACCGATGTGAACGGTCTCATCGATCAAATCCTTTCTTCAGATAGGACTTACTATGTTGTAAAAGCAGATGCCGCAACCGACAAGATCAAGGATCTGAATAATGTGAAGCTGGAGGTTCAAGGCAAAGAGGTAACCGTTTCACCAAAATGGCTGATACCGAAAACCCCGGCAAACTTCACCGCGCTGGAAAAGAAAGCAAAGATTGCCGAAAGCATCTATAAGAATTACGGGAAGCCTCCCGCCAATTACCGTTTCTGGGCTGATTTCCTGCTGGATCAAAACAGCTCACGGATTCCGGCTTTCGTTCAGATCGATGGACCTTCGCTTTTGCAAAACAAAGCCGAGCTGGTCGATCTCGAATTCTATGCGTTTTCCATAGATAAGAACGGCAGCGTACTGGATTACTCTTATTTCGTGTTTTCCCTTGATCTAACCAACAAAAGCTTGCAGGATAAGTTAAGAACGACTGGTGTGAAAATCTGGAATGTATTACTCGGGAATCTTCAGCCCACAACAATTCACTGGAATATTGTCAATCTTCAAACGAATGAAATGATGGGTCAGTCCGTGCAAATCGAGGGAATTGAACCGGCTATGACAATGACTCAACCGTTCTTCCCTTCGATGAACCTGAACTGGATGGTCTGGCCAAACCCGACGCAAAACCTGACCAAGAGAGGAAAAGAGATCAGCTATCCCTATCGCGAGGGTAAGGATATGGTGTTCTTTCCTGATTTCTCACCGGTGCTGAAAAGATCGGTTGACGGGCAGGTGTTCTATTTGCGAGTGTACAACTTGCAGACACCAGGGAAAATTCCCACTGTGCGCGTTTCCCTTGTGGATGGCGGAGGCAAATCAAACGAAGTGCAGACACTTGGATTGATGCAAAATCCGACTCCAGTTGAGCCGAAAGGTATGGGCCTCTTCTGGCGTTTGGCGAGACTGCCGGATGTCGCCCCTGGTAATTACCAGCTGAAGATAAGCACGCTGGACCCGTCAAAAAACCAGGAAATCGTGCGCCAGGTTAGGACTACGGTACAGTAAAAAACTCCTCCTTCTGGAGGAGGCGCAATAAAAAAGCTTATGCCAAACTATCGATTATGGGGGATACCAAGTATTATGGTCAAAATGAAATATTTTTCTTGCATCTTGATCTTTAGCCTGGTCAGTTTTCCTGTTGCGACGGAAGACTACCAGGTAACCGTTTCCTCGGTTGACGTTTGGGTGAAAGCAGTTGATGGAGACGGAAAACCGGTAACAGGTCTCACCCAGGACGATTTTGAAATCTTCGAAGACGGGAAAAGGATGGCGATGACTTGCTTTGAAGAGCAAATGATTGCCGGCAGCAAAGCGCCTATTCAAACCACAAAACCGGTCCAGGTGGTTTCGAAAAAATTCGTGCTGTTCCTGGATCTGTTTAATACCTCCGTAAGACAATACGGCTCAATCAAGCCGCACCTTCTGGAGTTTGTAAACTCCATTTCCAATGGCTCACACGAAGTGATGCTTGTCGCCCTCATGCCGAATGGAAAACTTGGAGTTGTTGCCCCTTTCACAAAAGATCTGGTCAGGATCCGAATTCTTTTAAACAAAGCTCAGGCAGGCACAGATCGCGAAGTGGCCGTTCAAAAGAATCTAAATGAGATTAACGGTGTGATCGCAGATGAAGGTGGAACCGGAAGAGGGTCCGTGGATTTGATCGATAAGATCAGGGATGCATTTCAACTTGCCCGCAGCTACGCCCGTCAGGAACAACAGCTCAGCGAATACACATTGCAGGCAGTTGAAAAATTCGCGCAGCACATGGCGATTCAAAATCTCGGCGACAATTCTGTCGTTGTGTACGTTTCCGGAGGTTTTTCTGTGGACCCGGGTAGACAATACTACGATATCGTTACCAATCTGGCGTCTACAGCAGGCACAAACGAAGAGTTCATGGCTCTATCCCAACTTCAAGAACGGAACATGGATATGCGCAGCCAGATCAAAAACACTCTTGGAAAGTTGAATCGTATGAATGTGACTTTTTATACGATCGACACCGAGGGACTTGGCGGCGCATCCGAATACCAGGATTCACTCGTTGAAATGGCCAGCGAAACGGGCGGCACTTCTTTCTACAATTCGCAGAATTTCAAATTGGGTCTGAACCAGGTGATTGACGATCTCAACCACCAATATCTACTTTGTTTCTCTGCCCCAGTTCATAGCAAAAAAGGCCAGTATCACAGCATCAAAGTTACTTCGCGAAGACCCGGTGTTGATCTGAGACACCGCAGAGGCTATACAGACTGATTTAACCAGCGCTAGTGGAGCGCGGGCATCCTTGCCCGCCATTCAACATGAGTTCACTAACGGTAACCGAGCGGGCTGGAAGCCCGCGCTCCAACTAACGCCGTGACATTCTGCGCAGAATGCGCTGTTGGCGTTTGTACAGCAGCGGGTTCCTCTTTAGCGGGCTGTAGATTTTAGGGTTTGGAATCATTGCAGCCAGCAGCGCAGCTTCACTCGAATTCAATGCCGCCGCAGATTTACCAAAGTAACGGCGCGCTGCTGCCTCAACGCCGTAGGTGGATTCGCCCCATTCGATCACGTTCAAGTAGATTTCCAGAATCCTGTTCTTAGGAACGCATCGTTCTACACGCAGCGTAAGAATTGCTTCTCTGTACTTCCTCAGCGGGTTACGCGATGAGGAAAGATAAAGATTCTTCATCAACTGTTGCGTGATTGTGCTCGCGCCAACTTCAAGTTCCCGTTCTTCCCAGTTCCGGCGAAAGGCAAGTTTGATGGCATAAAAATCGAGACCATGGTGACTATAAAAGTTCGGATCTTCGGCCACAATCACGGCTTTCCTTAATTGGGGAGAGATGGAAGAGAGCCGAACCCATTTTTGATTGATTTTTCTTTTGGAGCCTTTTTCGATCCATTCTTCTTTCCTCTGTTCAATGAAGGATGTGGTTTTCGGATTCTCTTTTGCCAGAGAACAGAGATCACGAACGGAAAAGAGTGAATAAAATGTGAAGAGAACAAAAAAGAAAAGGAGGGCCAGACAAACCCAGAGAAAGCGTTTCAGAAACTTCTTCACGTTTTTTGGACGTTGAACCGCCAAGGCGCCAAGGACGCGAAGAAAAAAAGTTCTAATTCAAGAATCTTGGCGTCTTGGCGGTTAAAAGATCACCAGTTTCGCTGAATCACAAAATCGAGCAGGTCGAGCATGGCCGCCTTGGCTTCGGAATCCTCAAAAACTCCCAAATCATTCTTGGCGAGCGCTGCATACATTTTTGCCTTCTTTTCGGCATCAGTAAAAGCATTGCTTTCATTTAAATGATGGATCAAGAGATCGCGCGAGATTGCGTCGTACTGTTTTTCCACTAAAGCCTGACGGATGTCGTTGATTTCCTGATTTCCATTTGCCCTTTCGAGCAAGTAAATGAGCGGTAAAGTGATTTTACCTTCGCGCAAATCATGCCCGACATCCTTTCCGAGAACGTTTTCCGTTGAAGTGTAATCTAGAAGATCATCGATCAGCTGGAACGCCATTCCAAGATTCAAACCGAAGTTCTGAAGGGCCGCTTCCTTTTGAGGCGATACTTTTCCCAGTATGGCTCCGATTTGTGTACAAGCGGAAAAGAGATACGCAGTCTTTCTTCGAATGAGATTCAAGTGGTCCTGTTCGGATATCCCGATATCGCCATTTCTTTCCAGGCTGATCATCTCCCCTTCCAACATTCGTAAAGTAATGTCGGAGATCAACCGCAGGATCCGCATATGTTCGCGCGTCAAAGCAAGGGACATCGCTTTTGTGTAGAGATAATCCCCCATCAATACGGTGAGATTGTTCCCCCACTTCAAATTTAAAGAAGCACGTCCGCGACGCTGCGTCGCTTCATCGATAATGTCATCGTGAATCAGCGTTGCCGTATGCACAAATTCCATGATGGCTGCAAAAATCACGTCCTGATCGCCGCGATAACCGGCAATTTTTGAGCTCAAGATCACAAGCAACGGCCGGATTCGCTTTCCACCACTTTGAAAAATGTAACGCCCCATCCGGGCAATGATATCGATCTCGGAAGAAAGATATTTTTCGATTTCCCGTTCCAGTGCCTGCAACTTTTCCTCAACATGATTCATCAACTCCGGTGGAAAAACC is from bacterium and encodes:
- a CDS encoding DUF4148 domain-containing protein, with the translated sequence MKRRFVFLSLALLFCSIPLAAAPVYLTFISSEGGPVDKAQVSLRLEELQAPVSEVLFVDTSNRTPEVLAHPGGRRIYIFAFDFIFSSPENLLQARKTTEAFLAKIDKSDLIAIAGITAQDGLKLFCTPTADRNKVLAGLNWMGQKKVEGMIEGPEGNLYSENFSTGDKAVALLPDATFLQNIRSYAITEKDKKEIRPVLLQSIADLGFLLSALDGRKHIILFSPGTDTSGLSINLPLRTKAPKKKTTSDQPVDIEHQDIDSITDTSISQEKMEKKMAAGGLRRKPQKQSGENLPELIAGTDSHVHIFHNGQQEHGLFKNLAERTKGNFFVSPTDVNGLIDQILSSDRTYYVVKADAATDKIKDLNNVKLEVQGKEVTVSPKWLIPKTPANFTALEKKAKIAESIYKNYGKPPANYRFWADFLLDQNSSRIPAFVQIDGPSLLQNKAELVDLEFYAFSIDKNGSVLDYSYFVFSLDLTNKSLQDKLRTTGVKIWNVLLGNLQPTTIHWNIVNLQTNEMMGQSVQIEGIEPAMTMTQPFFPSMNLNWMVWPNPTQNLTKRGKEISYPYREGKDMVFFPDFSPVLKRSVDGQVFYLRVYNLQTPGKIPTVRVSLVDGGGKSNEVQTLGLMQNPTPVEPKGMGLFWRLARLPDVAPGNYQLKISTLDPSKNQEIVRQVRTTVQ
- a CDS encoding VWA domain-containing protein, translated to MKYFSCILIFSLVSFPVATEDYQVTVSSVDVWVKAVDGDGKPVTGLTQDDFEIFEDGKRMAMTCFEEQMIAGSKAPIQTTKPVQVVSKKFVLFLDLFNTSVRQYGSIKPHLLEFVNSISNGSHEVMLVALMPNGKLGVVAPFTKDLVRIRILLNKAQAGTDREVAVQKNLNEINGVIADEGGTGRGSVDLIDKIRDAFQLARSYARQEQQLSEYTLQAVEKFAQHMAIQNLGDNSVVVYVSGGFSVDPGRQYYDIVTNLASTAGTNEEFMALSQLQERNMDMRSQIKNTLGKLNRMNVTFYTIDTEGLGGASEYQDSLVEMASETGGTSFYNSQNFKLGLNQVIDDLNHQYLLCFSAPVHSKKGQYHSIKVTSRRPGVDLRHRRGYTD
- the mtgA gene encoding monofunctional biosynthetic peptidoglycan transglycosylase — protein: MKKFLKRFLWVCLALLFFFVLFTFYSLFSVRDLCSLAKENPKTTSFIEQRKEEWIEKGSKRKINQKWVRLSSISPQLRKAVIVAEDPNFYSHHGLDFYAIKLAFRRNWEERELEVGASTITQQLMKNLYLSSSRNPLRKYREAILTLRVERCVPKNRILEIYLNVIEWGESTYGVEAAARRYFGKSAAALNSSEAALLAAMIPNPKIYSPLKRNPLLYKRQQRILRRMSRR
- a CDS encoding polyprenyl synthetase family protein; protein product: MIKQIPSELAVFPPELMNHVEEKLQALEREIEKYLSSEIDIIARMGRYIFQSGGKRIRPLLVILSSKIAGYRGDQDVIFAAIMEFVHTATLIHDDIIDEATQRRGRASLNLKWGNNLTVLMGDYLYTKAMSLALTREHMRILRLISDITLRMLEGEMISLERNGDIGISEQDHLNLIRRKTAYLFSACTQIGAILGKVSPQKEAALQNFGLNLGMAFQLIDDLLDYTSTENVLGKDVGHDLREGKITLPLIYLLERANGNQEINDIRQALVEKQYDAISRDLLIHHLNESNAFTDAEKKAKMYAALAKNDLGVFEDSEAKAAMLDLLDFVIQRNW